A genomic region of Candidatus Pseudomonas phytovorans contains the following coding sequences:
- a CDS encoding DUF1652 domain-containing protein, which yields MSLIGVSMLEMRQMIEQACLPDRCEVSCLDGANLTIRLGQGQSLDEGVTLSRVPLQSLNSCRDLVHLVGQLHALRDSPPAPLKAIA from the coding sequence ATGTCGTTGATAGGAGTTTCGATGCTGGAGATGCGGCAGATGATCGAGCAGGCCTGCTTGCCCGATCGCTGTGAAGTCAGCTGCCTGGATGGCGCCAACCTGACCATCCGCCTGGGTCAGGGTCAGAGTCTCGACGAGGGCGTGACCCTGAGCAGGGTCCCGCTGCAAAGCCTTAACAGCTGCCGTGATCTGGTCCACCTGGTGGGGCAGCTGCACGCGCTGCGTGACAGCCCCCCGGCGCCACTCAAGGCCATTGCCTGA
- a CDS encoding AlkA N-terminal domain-containing protein, whose translation MPKLTLQHAVRRSLPTSGHNTLWLRYRAPYHWPSTLGFLAARCIPGIETYRDGTYSRTLNIAGHHAVLHATPLPNQHLRVCLEGVPVPALPGLIARLRRVFDLDADLARISAELSRDPLMAKLLKERPGLRVPQGWDACEQAMRTVLGQQISVAGAMTLAGRLVQRHGAALRLPVMGLSHVFPALPALTGARFEDMGMPRARATTLGTLANALLAEPGLLRRGQPLDELLRNLCRLKGIGPWSAHYLALRQAGASDALPLGDVALIKALRLLEGDDAQLPERALAWRPWRAYAAQHLWASLGPAGTTRR comes from the coding sequence ATGCCCAAGCTCACTCTCCAGCACGCCGTGCGCCGATCATTGCCCACTTCCGGGCACAACACCCTGTGGCTTCGCTACCGTGCCCCCTATCACTGGCCCTCGACCCTGGGCTTTCTCGCCGCCCGCTGTATTCCCGGCATTGAAACTTACCGCGACGGCACCTACAGCCGCACCCTGAACATCGCTGGCCACCATGCTGTCCTGCACGCTACTCCGTTACCCAACCAGCATTTGCGGGTCTGCCTTGAAGGCGTACCTGTACCCGCGCTGCCCGGCTTGATCGCCAGGCTGAGGCGGGTCTTCGACCTCGACGCCGACCTTGCACGCATCAGCGCCGAACTGTCTCGCGACCCCTTGATGGCAAAACTGCTCAAAGAACGCCCAGGCCTGCGCGTGCCGCAAGGCTGGGACGCCTGCGAGCAAGCCATGCGTACCGTGCTGGGCCAGCAAATCAGCGTGGCCGGCGCCATGACCCTGGCGGGCCGGCTGGTGCAACGTCACGGTGCAGCGCTGCGTCTGCCGGTAATGGGCCTGAGCCATGTGTTCCCGGCTTTGCCAGCATTGACGGGCGCACGATTCGAAGATATGGGCATGCCGCGAGCGCGTGCCACTACCCTCGGCACCCTGGCCAACGCCTTGCTGGCCGAACCCGGGTTGCTGCGTCGCGGCCAACCGCTGGATGAGCTACTGCGCAATCTGTGCCGGCTAAAAGGTATCGGCCCGTGGAGTGCGCATTACCTGGCGCTACGGCAGGCCGGCGCTTCTGATGCCTTGCCGTTGGGCGACGTAGCCCTGATCAAGGCGTTGCGGTTGCTTGAAGGCGATGATGCGCAACTGCCCGAACGGGCGCTGGCCTGGCGCCCGTGGCGGGCCTATGCGGCACAGCACTTGTGGGCATCGTTGGGGCCGGCGGGGACCACTCGTCGTTAA
- a CDS encoding pirin family protein — protein MKNILGIHRSPHAHWVGDGFPVRSLFTYDNLASRISPFLLLDYAGPHDFAPTTARRGVGQHPHRGFETVTIVYQGELEHRDSTGAGGLIGPGDVQWMTAANGIIHEEFHSPGFARSGGTLEMVQLWVNLPARDKRAAAGYQTLVASDIPVVALDSDAGSVRVIAGDYSGHQGPARTFTAMDVWDLRLNAGAVLQLPVAAGRNAALVVLRGTVRINGERETGPSSLVLFDRAGEDVAVEALESASVLLLSGEPIDEPIVGYGPFVMNSQAEIAESFDDFHAGRFGQMQDEREGAAH, from the coding sequence ATGAAAAATATTCTGGGTATCCACCGCAGCCCGCACGCCCATTGGGTAGGTGATGGCTTTCCGGTGCGCAGCCTGTTCACCTACGACAACCTGGCCAGCCGGATCAGCCCGTTCCTGCTGCTGGACTACGCCGGCCCCCACGATTTCGCCCCGACCACTGCGCGGCGCGGCGTTGGCCAGCACCCGCACCGTGGCTTCGAGACCGTGACCATTGTTTACCAGGGTGAACTGGAGCACCGTGACTCTACGGGCGCCGGCGGCTTGATCGGGCCGGGTGATGTGCAGTGGATGACCGCCGCCAACGGCATCATCCATGAAGAGTTCCATTCCCCAGGCTTTGCCCGCAGCGGCGGTACGCTGGAAATGGTCCAGCTGTGGGTCAACCTGCCGGCGCGTGACAAGCGTGCTGCGGCCGGTTACCAGACGCTGGTGGCCAGCGACATTCCGGTGGTAGCGCTGGACAGTGACGCAGGCAGTGTGCGGGTGATTGCCGGTGACTACTCCGGGCACCAAGGGCCTGCGCGGACCTTTACCGCCATGGATGTCTGGGACCTGCGGCTGAATGCTGGCGCTGTTCTGCAACTGCCGGTGGCTGCCGGGCGCAACGCGGCACTGGTGGTGTTGCGCGGTACAGTGCGAATCAACGGCGAACGTGAAACCGGCCCGTCCAGCCTGGTGTTGTTTGACCGGGCGGGTGAGGACGTGGCTGTCGAGGCACTGGAAAGTGCCAGCGTGCTGCTACTCAGTGGCGAGCCAATCGATGAGCCGATTGTCGGCTATGGCCCGTTCGTGATGAACAGCCAGGCGGAGATTGCCGAGTCGTTCGACGATTTCCATGCCGGGCGGTTTGGGCAGATGCAGGATGAGCGGGAAGGCGCGGCGCACTGA
- a CDS encoding alpha/beta hydrolase — protein sequence MQLIPWSHECPEGFTLRGWRTPASGKPLLHFLHGNGFCCLAYQPLLMRLGEQFDLWLCDVQGHGDSDHGGAFRGWNRTAELAVEAFQAGRGAYGDVPRFAVGHSFGGVLTGLILSGEPQLFERAVLLDPVLFSRRMLGVMGAAALVGLHQRHALARKAASRRSHWPDRETALASLQGRGIFRGWTDAALLAYVEHAIGDCGDAVVLKCRPSREVEIFSSFPKRMWARLAAISTPTRIVYGEHTYPFVPHSVKRLATLNRHVSARQVAGGHCFMQEDPVMAAEQVLAFLQG from the coding sequence ATGCAGTTGATCCCCTGGTCCCACGAATGCCCCGAAGGTTTCACCCTGCGTGGCTGGCGAACCCCGGCCAGTGGCAAGCCGTTGCTGCATTTTTTGCACGGCAACGGCTTCTGTTGCCTGGCCTACCAGCCGTTGCTGATGCGGCTGGGCGAACAATTCGACCTGTGGCTGTGCGACGTTCAGGGGCATGGTGACAGTGACCATGGCGGGGCCTTTCGGGGCTGGAACCGTACTGCCGAGCTGGCAGTGGAAGCTTTCCAGGCCGGGCGGGGCGCTTACGGCGATGTGCCGCGTTTTGCCGTGGGGCACAGTTTTGGCGGCGTGCTGACGGGCCTGATCCTGTCTGGTGAACCTCAGCTCTTCGAGCGCGCCGTGTTACTTGACCCCGTGTTGTTCAGCCGCCGTATGCTCGGTGTAATGGGTGCCGCAGCACTGGTTGGTCTGCATCAGCGGCATGCGCTGGCCCGCAAGGCCGCCAGCCGCCGCAGCCACTGGCCTGATCGCGAGACGGCGCTGGCCTCGCTACAAGGGCGGGGCATCTTCAGGGGCTGGACCGATGCGGCGCTGCTGGCCTACGTGGAACACGCGATTGGCGATTGCGGTGACGCAGTGGTGCTCAAGTGCCGACCCAGCCGGGAGGTGGAAATCTTCAGTTCATTCCCCAAACGCATGTGGGCGCGCCTTGCTGCCATCAGCACGCCGACACGAATTGTGTATGGCGAGCACACTTATCCCTTCGTGCCACATTCGGTCAAACGGCTCGCCACGCTTAACCGGCATGTGAGCGCCCGGCAAGTTGCCGGTGGCCACTGTTTCATGCAGGAAGACCCCGTCATGGCGGCTGAGCAAGTGCTTGCTTTCTTGCAGGGCTGA
- a CDS encoding LysE family translocator, which translates to MPAMLASADLLTAFVLFAFVSSITPGPNNTMLLASGVNFGVRRSIPHALGISVGFMVMVLAVGLGLGEVFKAWPPLYTVLRYTGAAYLLYLAWKIATSGPVGTASSGARKPLGFWGAAAFQWVNPKAWVMAVGAITTYTPAQGYVTNVIVIAALFALVNLPSVGVWVMFGSALRNLLQNPRWLMLFNVLMALLLVISLYPLLFVESAFS; encoded by the coding sequence ATGCCCGCCATGCTTGCCTCTGCCGACCTGCTGACCGCCTTTGTGCTGTTTGCCTTTGTCTCTTCCATCACCCCCGGTCCCAACAACACCATGTTGCTGGCCTCGGGGGTGAACTTTGGCGTGCGCCGCTCAATCCCCCACGCCCTAGGTATCAGCGTCGGCTTCATGGTCATGGTGCTGGCCGTCGGCCTGGGCCTGGGTGAGGTGTTCAAGGCCTGGCCGCCGCTGTACACGGTGCTGCGCTATACCGGCGCCGCCTACCTGCTGTACCTGGCGTGGAAAATCGCCACGTCCGGGCCGGTTGGCACGGCCTCTTCCGGCGCTCGCAAACCGCTGGGTTTCTGGGGCGCAGCGGCGTTCCAGTGGGTCAACCCCAAGGCGTGGGTGATGGCGGTGGGTGCGATTACCACCTACACGCCGGCGCAAGGCTATGTGACCAACGTGATCGTCATCGCCGCCTTGTTCGCCCTGGTCAACTTGCCCAGCGTCGGTGTTTGGGTAATGTTTGGCAGCGCACTGCGCAACCTGTTGCAGAACCCGCGCTGGCTGATGCTGTTCAATGTCCTGATGGCCTTGTTGCTGGTGATTTCACTCTACCCGCTGCTGTTTGTAGAATCGGCGTTTTCCTAG
- a CDS encoding GNAT family N-acetyltransferase, with protein MSLTIRPAVRPDAEQILAFITELAEYERARHEVVATLGDIEKSLFDEGSTVRSLICEREGRAIGFAVYFYSYSTWLGRNGIYLEDLYVTPEQRGDGAGRQLLQHIAREAVANNCGRLEWSVLDWNEPAIGFYQKLGAEAQDEWVRYRLDGEKLAAFARG; from the coding sequence ATGAGCCTCACCATTCGCCCTGCCGTTCGCCCCGATGCCGAGCAGATACTGGCCTTCATCACCGAACTGGCCGAATACGAGCGCGCCCGCCACGAGGTGGTAGCCACCTTGGGCGATATCGAGAAGAGCCTGTTCGACGAGGGCAGCACGGTGCGCAGCCTGATCTGTGAGCGCGAGGGTCGGGCGATTGGTTTTGCCGTTTATTTCTATAGCTACTCGACTTGGCTCGGGCGCAATGGCATTTACCTGGAAGACTTGTACGTGACGCCCGAACAACGCGGCGATGGCGCCGGGCGGCAACTGCTTCAGCACATTGCCCGCGAGGCGGTAGCGAACAATTGCGGGCGCCTGGAGTGGAGCGTACTGGACTGGAACGAGCCGGCGATCGGCTTCTATCAGAAGCTGGGGGCCGAGGCGCAGGACGAGTGGGTGCGCTACCGGCTGGATGGCGAGAAGCTGGCGGCATTCGCCCGCGGGTGA
- a CDS encoding aliphatic sulfonate ABC transporter substrate-binding protein encodes MRVLRLAMLLLLALAGAAPAADPATLRIGYQKGSISLVLAKQHRLLEQRFANTRVQWIEFPAGPQMLEALNIGSLDIGSTGDIPPIFAQAAGAELLYIGAEPPKPQAEVILVPKDSPIKAVGELKGKRIALQKGSSAHNLLLRALAKAGLSIRDVQPVYLAPADARAAFERGSVDAWAIWDPFYSAIDLEGKARLLADGQGLGLIGPFMLGARQYVKANGAFVGQLLDEISRAEALTRSDEAGSIQLLAQFMGLPEEVVRRSFSHRPASPVMPVSDEIVAAQQRTAELFFENKVLPKRVDIAGAVWRR; translated from the coding sequence ATGCGCGTGCTACGCCTTGCCATGCTGCTGTTGCTGGCCCTGGCCGGCGCGGCCCCGGCCGCAGACCCGGCTACCTTGCGTATTGGCTACCAGAAGGGCTCGATCAGCCTGGTGCTGGCCAAGCAGCATCGGCTGCTGGAGCAACGTTTTGCCAACACTCGCGTGCAATGGATCGAGTTCCCCGCTGGTCCGCAGATGCTCGAAGCGTTGAACATCGGCAGCCTCGACATTGGCTCGACCGGTGACATCCCACCGATCTTCGCCCAGGCCGCCGGTGCCGAGCTGCTGTACATCGGTGCCGAGCCTCCCAAGCCCCAGGCCGAAGTGATCCTGGTGCCCAAAGACAGCCCGATCAAAGCCGTGGGTGAACTCAAGGGCAAGCGCATTGCCCTGCAGAAGGGCTCCAGCGCGCACAACCTGCTGTTGCGTGCGTTGGCCAAGGCCGGGCTGAGCATTCGCGATGTTCAGCCGGTGTACCTGGCACCTGCCGATGCCCGGGCGGCGTTCGAGCGGGGCAGCGTGGATGCCTGGGCAATCTGGGACCCGTTCTACTCTGCCATCGACCTGGAGGGCAAGGCTCGTTTGCTGGCGGACGGCCAGGGGCTGGGTCTGATCGGGCCATTCATGCTCGGCGCGCGTCAGTATGTGAAGGCTAATGGTGCATTTGTCGGGCAGTTGCTGGACGAAATCAGCCGGGCCGAGGCGCTGACCCGTAGTGACGAAGCCGGCAGCATTCAACTGCTGGCGCAGTTCATGGGGTTGCCGGAGGAGGTGGTGCGGCGCAGTTTCAGCCATCGGCCTGCGTCACCCGTGATGCCGGTGAGTGACGAGATCGTGGCGGCGCAGCAGCGCACCGCCGAGCTGTTCTTCGAGAACAAGGTACTACCCAAACGGGTCGACATCGCTGGGGCGGTGTGGCGGCGGTAA
- the mgrA gene encoding L-glyceraldehyde 3-phosphate reductase — translation MSYTANPERYARMPYRRVGRSGLVLPALSLGLWHNFGDATPISTQRALLHTAFDAGINHFDLANNYGPPYGSAETNFGRLLREDLRSYRDELIISSKAGWDMWPGPYGQGGSSRKYLISSLDQSLARLGLDYVDIFYSHRFDADTPLEETAIALADIVRQGKALYIGISSYSAGKTAEIAGLLAELKVPLLIHQPSYNLFNRWIEQDLLDTTDTLGAGVIVFTALAQGLLSDKYLNGIPADARVNRAGGGSLLPQHLSDANIARARALNEIARQRGQSLAQLALAWTLRDPRVSSALIGASRPEQITENVAALDNLAFSAEELAAIDQYAVEGGINLWEKPSTDWKE, via the coding sequence ATGAGCTACACCGCCAACCCCGAGCGCTATGCGCGCATGCCTTACCGTCGTGTCGGTCGCAGCGGCCTGGTGCTGCCGGCCCTGTCCCTGGGCCTGTGGCACAACTTTGGCGATGCCACACCGATCAGCACCCAGCGGGCTCTGCTGCACACGGCGTTTGATGCCGGTATCAACCATTTCGACCTGGCCAACAACTACGGCCCGCCCTACGGCAGTGCCGAGACCAACTTCGGGCGGCTGCTGCGCGAGGACCTGCGCAGCTACCGCGACGAGCTGATCATTTCCAGCAAGGCCGGCTGGGACATGTGGCCGGGGCCGTACGGGCAGGGCGGCAGTTCGCGCAAATACCTGATCTCCAGCCTTGACCAGAGCCTGGCGCGGCTGGGCCTGGATTACGTCGACATCTTCTATTCGCACCGCTTCGATGCCGACACCCCGCTGGAAGAAACGGCCATCGCACTGGCCGATATCGTGCGCCAGGGCAAGGCGCTGTACATTGGCATCTCGTCGTACTCGGCCGGAAAGACCGCTGAAATTGCGGGGTTGCTTGCAGAGCTGAAGGTACCGCTATTGATCCACCAGCCCTCGTACAACCTGTTCAACCGCTGGATCGAACAGGACCTGCTCGACACCACCGATACCTTGGGTGCCGGGGTCATTGTGTTCACTGCGCTGGCCCAAGGCTTGCTCAGCGACAAGTACCTGAATGGCATCCCGGCCGACGCCCGGGTGAACCGCGCGGGTGGCGGCTCGCTGCTACCCCAGCATTTGTCGGACGCCAACATCGCCCGAGCACGCGCCCTGAATGAAATTGCCCGTCAGCGTGGCCAGAGCCTGGCCCAACTGGCCCTGGCGTGGACACTGCGCGACCCGCGGGTGAGCTCTGCGCTGATCGGGGCCAGCCGGCCCGAGCAGATCACAGAAAACGTGGCCGCGCTCGACAACCTGGCATTCAGCGCCGAAGAACTGGCCGCCATCGACCAGTACGCCGTGGAAGGCGGGATCAACTTGTGGGAAAAACCCTCGACCGACTGGAAGGAGTGA
- a CDS encoding LLM class flavin-dependent oxidoreductase — MPRQMNLGAFLMATGHHVAAWRHPDVPADPLDFATYKRTAQIAEAACFDALFVADSVAAPSDPLASHSARSVYFEPLTLLSALSAITERIGLIATATTSYNEPYHVARKFASLDHLSAGRAGWNLVTSDAAAEAGNFGREAHIPHAERYARAREFQQVVEGLWDSWADDAFVRDKASGLFHHPQAVRALGHVGEHFRVKGPLNVARSPQGRPVLVQAGSSEAGRELAAQSAEVVFTAQPSLARAQAFYADLKGRLARHGRDDQSLKIMPGVFVVVGQSQAQAEDKYEQFQALVDPRVGVGLLGRMLGNFDLSGYPLDGPLPELPPTEDGQRSRQQLLTELAGNEQLTLAQLGRRIAGGRGHYSLVGTPAQIADELQAWFEGGAADGFNVLVPHLPLGLEDFALHVVPELQRRGLFRRQYTGHTLREHLGLQRPANPYFAERGQP; from the coding sequence ATGCCCCGCCAAATGAACCTGGGCGCCTTCCTCATGGCCACCGGTCACCACGTGGCCGCCTGGCGCCACCCGGACGTACCGGCCGACCCACTGGATTTCGCCACCTACAAGCGCACCGCGCAAATTGCTGAAGCGGCGTGCTTCGATGCCTTGTTCGTCGCCGACAGCGTTGCTGCGCCCAGCGACCCGTTGGCCAGCCACAGTGCCCGCTCGGTGTACTTCGAGCCACTGACCCTGTTGTCGGCGCTGAGCGCGATCACCGAACGCATCGGCCTGATCGCCACCGCCACCACCAGTTACAACGAGCCGTACCATGTGGCACGCAAGTTCGCCTCGCTGGATCACTTGTCTGCAGGGCGCGCCGGCTGGAACCTGGTCACCTCCGACGCTGCCGCTGAGGCTGGCAACTTCGGCCGCGAGGCCCACATCCCGCATGCCGAGCGCTATGCCCGCGCCCGCGAATTCCAGCAGGTGGTAGAGGGGCTGTGGGACAGCTGGGCCGATGACGCGTTCGTGCGCGACAAGGCCAGCGGCCTGTTCCATCACCCGCAGGCTGTGCGTGCGCTCGGTCATGTGGGCGAGCACTTTCGCGTCAAAGGCCCGCTCAACGTCGCCCGGTCCCCACAGGGCCGACCGGTGCTGGTGCAGGCCGGCTCGTCGGAAGCCGGCCGCGAGCTGGCCGCCCAAAGCGCCGAAGTGGTGTTCACCGCTCAGCCGAGTCTGGCCCGCGCACAGGCGTTTTACGCCGACCTCAAGGGCCGCCTGGCCCGCCATGGGCGGGATGACCAATCGCTGAAGATCATGCCCGGTGTGTTCGTGGTGGTGGGGCAGAGCCAGGCACAGGCCGAAGACAAGTACGAACAGTTTCAGGCGCTGGTTGACCCGCGGGTCGGTGTCGGCTTGCTCGGGCGCATGCTCGGCAACTTCGACCTGTCTGGCTACCCGCTGGACGGTCCGCTGCCAGAGCTGCCGCCCACCGAGGATGGCCAGCGCAGCCGCCAGCAACTGCTGACGGAGCTTGCCGGCAACGAACAGCTGACCCTGGCCCAGCTTGGCCGGCGCATCGCCGGTGGGCGAGGGCACTACAGCCTGGTCGGCACCCCAGCGCAGATCGCCGATGAGCTGCAAGCCTGGTTCGAAGGCGGCGCCGCCGATGGTTTCAACGTGCTGGTGCCGCACCTGCCCCTGGGCCTGGAAGACTTCGCACTGCACGTAGTGCCCGAGTTGCAGCGCCGCGGCTTGTTCCGACGTCAGTACACGGGCCACACCCTGCGTGAGCACCTGGGCCTGCAGCGCCCAGCCAATCCTTACTTTGCCGAACGAGGCCAACCATGA
- a CDS encoding TonB-dependent receptor, with protein sequence MQKSRTPFPATQRRPLAAAILLAAFGQAAQAAEPAEAGAAQATALGAVTVTATRREATLQEVPVAVSVIDGEQLERDNRNNVASIVQQVPTLNYRAGASNKDTSLFIRGVGTISTSPGVEPTVATVVDGVVFGRPGQSTLDLLDLERIEVLRGPQGTLFGKNASAGVLNVVSKTIPEQTQGYVDYSHFGGGDENRLRFGIGGRLSEQFKGSLSTLWGDYDGNVENVANGHDVNGYERKGARGKLEFEPDEDVRLTLIADYMKGEDTLPSGVITSASAAFASQLRPVTPSAHNRDINSDFKTHVEDENQGLSAQLDWQLGDYTLTSISAWRGWDNTQYQDGDRRALLPVTASHDKGTVDYDQYSQEFRLTSPKGQFNEYVLGAFYMHGTSNETYQRLSVNGGVANSGRADYSTTNDSVALFGENTFNFTDDLRAIFGLRWTHDDLEYDHRRTSTSATAVTGIQPSTASSGSVDEDGWSGRTGMQYDFNDNLTGYVTYSRGYKGPAYNVFFNMQPRDTGALKPETSDAYEIGLKSTALDNRLTANLAVFHTDYDNYQANFFDTVANQVVTRLVNAGKVKTQGVELDASFQATSRLKLSTAVAYTKARVDHFNCPAGAAANCNIDGGRLPFTPDWKTYLRADYVIPLDNGLDVELSSDYSWQDAVQFSLDQNPDTVQGAYGIWNASIALADYNDGWRVALLGKNLGDKSYAQMLASGGDYIYRSVPRDDGRYFGVQLRKDF encoded by the coding sequence ATGCAGAAAAGCCGTACACCTTTCCCCGCTACGCAACGTCGGCCGCTGGCCGCAGCCATCCTGCTGGCCGCTTTTGGCCAAGCTGCCCAGGCAGCCGAGCCGGCCGAAGCAGGGGCTGCGCAAGCCACTGCATTGGGCGCGGTTACCGTGACGGCCACGCGCCGCGAAGCCACGCTGCAGGAAGTGCCGGTGGCAGTGTCGGTGATCGATGGCGAACAACTGGAGCGTGACAACCGCAACAACGTTGCCAGCATCGTCCAGCAGGTGCCGACGCTCAATTACCGTGCCGGCGCCTCGAACAAGGACACCTCGCTGTTCATCCGTGGCGTGGGCACCATTTCTACCTCACCCGGCGTCGAGCCAACCGTGGCGACAGTGGTCGATGGCGTGGTGTTCGGCCGCCCGGGCCAATCGACCCTCGACCTGCTCGACCTTGAGCGTATCGAGGTGCTGCGCGGCCCGCAGGGGACCTTGTTCGGCAAGAACGCCTCGGCGGGCGTCCTCAATGTGGTCAGCAAGACCATACCCGAGCAGACCCAAGGCTACGTGGACTATTCGCACTTTGGCGGTGGTGACGAGAACCGCCTGCGCTTTGGTATTGGCGGGCGCCTGAGCGAGCAGTTCAAGGGTTCGCTGAGCACCCTGTGGGGCGACTACGATGGCAACGTCGAAAACGTTGCCAATGGCCACGACGTCAATGGCTACGAACGCAAAGGCGCCCGCGGCAAGCTGGAGTTCGAGCCCGACGAAGACGTGCGCCTGACCCTGATCGCCGACTACATGAAGGGCGAAGACACCTTGCCCAGCGGCGTGATCACCAGCGCCAGTGCTGCATTCGCCAGCCAACTGCGCCCGGTGACGCCAAGCGCGCACAACCGTGATATCAACAGCGACTTCAAGACCCATGTCGAGGACGAGAACCAGGGGCTTTCAGCGCAACTGGACTGGCAGCTGGGCGACTACACCCTGACCTCGATCAGCGCCTGGCGTGGCTGGGACAACACCCAGTACCAAGACGGCGACCGCCGTGCCTTGCTGCCGGTGACGGCGTCCCATGACAAGGGCACGGTGGACTATGACCAGTACAGCCAGGAGTTTCGCCTGACGTCGCCCAAAGGGCAGTTCAACGAATATGTGCTTGGCGCCTTTTACATGCATGGCACGTCCAACGAAACCTACCAGCGGCTTTCGGTCAATGGCGGTGTGGCCAACAGTGGCCGTGCCGACTATTCCACCACCAACGACAGCGTGGCGTTGTTCGGTGAGAACACCTTCAACTTCACGGATGATTTGCGGGCCATTTTCGGCCTGCGCTGGACCCACGACGACCTGGAGTACGATCATCGTCGCACCTCCACCTCGGCCACCGCAGTGACCGGTATCCAGCCTTCGACCGCAAGTTCCGGCTCGGTGGACGAGGACGGCTGGAGCGGGCGCACCGGCATGCAATACGACTTCAATGACAACCTGACCGGCTACGTCACCTACTCGCGCGGCTACAAAGGGCCGGCCTACAACGTGTTCTTCAACATGCAGCCGCGCGACACCGGGGCACTCAAGCCGGAAACTTCGGATGCCTACGAAATTGGTTTGAAAAGCACGGCGCTGGACAACCGCCTGACCGCCAACCTGGCGGTATTCCACACCGACTACGACAACTACCAGGCCAACTTCTTCGACACCGTGGCCAACCAGGTGGTGACCCGCCTGGTCAACGCCGGCAAGGTCAAGACCCAGGGTGTCGAGCTGGATGCCAGCTTCCAGGCCACCTCGCGGCTGAAGCTGTCGACAGCCGTGGCCTACACCAAGGCCCGTGTCGATCACTTCAACTGCCCGGCGGGTGCGGCGGCCAACTGCAATATCGATGGCGGCCGCCTGCCGTTCACGCCGGACTGGAAGACCTACCTGCGGGCGGATTACGTGATCCCGCTGGACAATGGCCTGGATGTGGAACTGAGCAGCGATTACAGCTGGCAGGACGCCGTACAGTTCAGCCTCGACCAGAACCCGGACACCGTGCAGGGCGCATATGGCATCTGGAACGCCAGCATCGCCTTGGCCGACTACAACGACGGCTGGCGCGTCGCCCTGCTGGGCAAGAACCTGGGCGACAAATCGTATGCGCAGATGCTGGCCAGTGGCGGCGACTACATCTACCGCTCGGTACCGCGCGATGACGGGCGTTACTTCGGCGTGCAGTTGCGCAAGGATTTCTGA
- a CDS encoding LacI family DNA-binding transcriptional regulator, which produces MSQAKDPPRKRRGAGRVTLAEVARAAEVSAISVSRYFNQPDQVSPPLRARIEAAVQALGYVPNLVAGGLASARGRIVGMVIPNISGPIFAQTIQAFSDTLSRHGYQLLLASSYFSEAQEESAVRAFLGWSPAALVVTSHFHSPATEKMLADADVPVVEIWDYRPERAPLQVGFLHHQVGAQACRYLLEKGHRRIAFVQNSAAGDLSALERRDGYVEALHEAGLEPWVFVPSADCAPFEAGKQAMEALIRRNPRPEAIIFANDNLAAGALLAGQRAGLRLPEDMAIVGFGDYPFADMLLPSLTTLRPPSREIGELAALRVLQHLGVVACEGEVQRLNLLACELVNRESA; this is translated from the coding sequence GTGAGCCAGGCCAAGGATCCCCCCCGCAAGCGTCGCGGCGCAGGCCGTGTCACCCTCGCCGAAGTGGCACGGGCTGCTGAGGTTTCAGCCATCAGCGTCTCGCGCTACTTCAACCAGCCAGACCAGGTTTCGCCGCCATTGCGCGCGCGTATCGAAGCCGCCGTGCAGGCGTTGGGCTATGTGCCCAACCTGGTGGCCGGGGGGCTGGCCTCGGCCCGTGGGCGCATAGTCGGCATGGTGATCCCGAACATCTCCGGGCCGATTTTCGCCCAGACTATCCAGGCGTTCAGCGACACCCTCAGCCGCCATGGCTACCAGTTGTTGCTGGCCTCCAGCTACTTCAGCGAAGCGCAGGAAGAAAGCGCGGTGCGGGCCTTTCTCGGCTGGTCGCCGGCAGCGTTGGTGGTGACCAGCCATTTCCACAGCCCTGCCACAGAAAAGATGCTGGCAGACGCAGACGTGCCCGTGGTGGAAATCTGGGACTACCGCCCTGAACGGGCGCCCCTGCAGGTGGGCTTCCTTCATCACCAGGTAGGCGCACAAGCCTGCCGCTATTTGCTGGAGAAGGGCCACCGGCGAATCGCTTTTGTACAAAACAGCGCGGCCGGCGACCTGAGTGCGCTGGAGCGGCGCGATGGCTATGTCGAGGCACTGCATGAAGCCGGGCTGGAGCCTTGGGTGTTCGTGCCCTCGGCTGACTGCGCACCGTTCGAGGCCGGCAAGCAGGCCATGGAAGCGTTGATCCGCCGTAACCCAAGGCCCGAGGCGATCATTTTCGCCAATGACAACCTGGCTGCCGGCGCCCTGCTGGCAGGCCAGCGCGCGGGTTTGCGCCTGCCCGAAGACATGGCGATCGTCGGCTTTGGCGACTACCCCTTTGCCGACATGCTGCTGCCCAGCCTGACCACCCTGCGCCCGCCCTCGCGGGAAATCGGTGAACTGGCTGCATTGCGTGTGCTACAGCACCTGGGTGTGGTGGCCTGTGAGGGTGAGGTGCAGCGGCTGAACCTGTTGGCGTGTGAGTTGGTTAACCGCGAGAGCGCTTAA